From the Salvelinus fontinalis isolate EN_2023a chromosome 35, ASM2944872v1, whole genome shotgun sequence genome, one window contains:
- the LOC129834962 gene encoding myoblast determination protein 1 homolog 1, which produces MELPDIPFPISSPDDFYDDPCFNTSDMHFFEDLDPRLVHVGLLKPDSDHHHKEDEHIRAPSGHHQAGRCLLWACKACKRKTTNADRRKAATMRERRRLSKVNDAFETLKRCTSTNPNQRLPKVDILRNAISYIESLQGLLRGAGQESNYYPVMDHYSEDSDASSPRSNCSDGMMDFNGPSCPPRRRNKYDSTYFNETPNDSRHKKSSVISSLDCLSNIVERITTETAACPAVHDGSEGSSPCSPGDGSIASENGVPIPSPINCVPALPDPNTIYQVL; this is translated from the exons ATGGAGTTGCCGGATATTCCTTTCCCTATCAGCTCTCCAGATGACTTCTACGACGACCCTTGCTTCAACACCAGCGACATGCATTTCTTTGAGGACCTGGACCCGAGACTCGTTCATGTGGGTCTCCTCAAGCCGGACTCCGACCACCATCACAAAGAGGACGAGCACATCCGGGCACCGAGTGGGCACCACCAGGCCGGCAGGTGCCTCCTGTGGGCCTGCAAAGCCTGCAAGAGGAAGACCACCAACGCTGATCGCAGGAAAGCGGCTACCATGCGGGAGAGAAGGCGACTGAGCAAAGTGAACGACGCCTTCGAGACACTGAAGAGATGTACGTCCACTAACCCAAACCAGAGGCTGCCCAAAGTGGATATCCTGCGGAATGCCATCAGCTATATTGAGTCTCTCCAAGGCCTGCTTCGTGGGGCCGGACAGGAGAGCAACTATTACCCGGTGATGGATCACTATAGCGAGGACTCGGATGCGTCCAGTCCCCGCTCCAACTGCTCAGACGGAATG ATGGATTTCAATGGCCCGTCTTGTCCACCAAGACGGAGAAACAAGTATGATAGCACTTACTTCAACGAAACACCAAATG ATTCCAGACACAAGAAGAGCTCTGTTATTTCCAGCTTGGACTGCCTGTCAAACATCGTGGAGCGCATCACCACGGAAACCGCTGCCTGTCCCGCTGTTCACGACGGTTCCGAGGGTAGCAGCCCCTGTTCTCCCGGGGATGGTTCCATAGCGAGTGAGAACGGAGTCCCCATCCCGTCCCCGATTAACTGCGTCCCCGCCTTGCCTGACCCAAACACCATCTACCAGGTGTTGTGA